From the genome of Polycladomyces zharkentensis:
TGGCAGAGACGCGATTGTCAACGCCGGAGGCGGCATTCACGGACATCCGGACGGTTCGACGCAAGGCGGTCGCGCTTTTGTTGACGCGATCGAGGCGGTGGTATCCGGTGTGACGTTGGAGGAAAAAGCGGAAACGTCGGCGGCACTGCGCAAGGCCATTGATGCGTGGGGGGTGGTAAAGGCGTGAAGCATGGACGACAACGCGTCATATTTTGCGATTTTGACGGCACGATTACGACCAATGACAATATCGTGCAGATCATGAAGCACTTCGATCCACCCGGGTGGAAAAACATCGTGGATGACATCCTGGCGAGACGAATCAGTGTTCGCCGGGGCGTGGGACGGTTGTTTTCACTGCTTCCATCCGCCCGGAGGGAGGAAATCGTCTCCTACGTCCTTGAACAGGCCGAAATCCGGCCGGGATTTGGGGAGTTCTTGGCTTTTTGCCGTGAGCGGGACATTCGTCTGCTGATCACCAGCGGGGGAATCGATTTTTTCGTCTATCCGATTTTGTCCAAATTCGACATCCCCCGCGACGATATTTATTGCAACGCCAGCGACTTTTCAGGAGAGACGATTCAGATCCTGTGG
Proteins encoded in this window:
- a CDS encoding 2-hydroxy-3-keto-5-methylthiopentenyl-1-phosphate phosphatase, translating into MKHGRQRVIFCDFDGTITTNDNIVQIMKHFDPPGWKNIVDDILARRISVRRGVGRLFSLLPSARREEIVSYVLEQAEIRPGFGEFLAFCRERDIRLLITSGGIDFFVYPILSKFDIPRDDIYCNASDFSGETIQILWPHSCDEHCDNDCGMCKTSIIRSFSSERYEKIVIGDSVTDLAGSRLADWVLARDYLLEKCRELDLPHAPFDTFYDCIDRLSSPVGVK